A section of the Phosphitispora fastidiosa genome encodes:
- the ilvC gene encoding ketol-acid reductoisomerase — protein MVKMYYDSDADLNLLKDKTIAIIGYGSQGHAQAQNLKDSGLNVIIGLRRDLPEWDAAVAYGFEVMNVAEAAAKADIIQILVPDQIQAMVYKESVAEHMTSGKALVFSHGFNIHFGQIIPPADVDVFMIAPKSPGHMVRRMYQEGAGVPGLVAIHQDATGKAMDVALAYAKGIGCTRAGVFETSFKEETETDLFGEQAVLCGGVSELIKAGFDTLVEAGYAPEMAYFECLHELKLIVDLVYEGGLSYMRYSISDTAEYGDYVTGPRIINEDTREEMRQVLYEIQSGQFAREWLLENSVNRPVFNAFRKQDAEHQVEVVGKRLREMMPWLKKK, from the coding sequence ATGGTAAAAATGTATTATGATAGTGATGCCGACCTTAATCTGCTAAAAGACAAGACAATTGCGATTATAGGTTATGGCAGCCAGGGCCATGCCCAGGCACAGAACCTTAAGGACAGCGGGCTTAATGTTATTATTGGCCTGCGCCGTGACCTTCCCGAGTGGGATGCTGCAGTTGCTTACGGGTTTGAGGTAATGAATGTTGCTGAAGCTGCAGCAAAAGCAGATATCATCCAGATTCTTGTTCCTGATCAGATTCAGGCCATGGTATATAAGGAGTCTGTTGCTGAACATATGACTTCCGGTAAGGCTCTGGTTTTCTCCCACGGGTTTAATATTCACTTCGGGCAGATTATCCCTCCTGCTGATGTTGATGTCTTTATGATAGCTCCTAAGAGCCCGGGACACATGGTGCGCCGGATGTATCAGGAAGGCGCCGGAGTCCCCGGACTGGTGGCTATTCACCAGGATGCCACCGGCAAGGCAATGGATGTGGCTCTGGCTTATGCCAAGGGAATCGGCTGCACCCGCGCCGGAGTTTTTGAAACCTCCTTCAAGGAGGAGACAGAGACTGACCTCTTTGGTGAGCAGGCTGTCCTCTGTGGCGGAGTATCTGAGCTTATCAAGGCAGGTTTTGATACCTTGGTTGAAGCCGGATATGCTCCCGAGATGGCATATTTTGAGTGCCTGCATGAGCTGAAGCTTATTGTAGACCTCGTTTATGAAGGCGGTCTGAGTTATATGAGGTACTCCATCAGTGATACTGCAGAGTACGGCGATTATGTCACAGGCCCCCGGATTATTAATGAAGATACCAGAGAAGAAATGCGCCAGGTGCTTTATGAGATCCAATCAGGACAGTTTGCCCGGGAATGGCTCCTTGAAAACAGTGTCAACCGTCCGGTATTTAATGCTTTCAGAAAGCAGGATGCAGAACATCAGGTTGAGGTTGTCGGCAAAAGGCTTCGTGAAATGATGCCCTGGTTGAAGAAGAAGTAA
- the dapG gene encoding aspartate kinase yields MKIVVQKFGGTSVATAESREKVLKRIIEAKNQGYSPVVVVSAMGRKGEPYATDTLLGLVKSVHDDVEPRELDLLISCGEVISSVVMATLLKSMGHQAIALTGGQAGICTDGAYGNAQILEIDPGFIRRSLAEGNIVIVAGFQGTSKDGSTTTLGRGGSDTTATALGAALEAEYVEIYTDVDGVMTTDPRVIPDAAIMKDVSYREICEMAYHGAKVIHPRAVEAAMSGKVPIKIKNTFSDAEGTLIAENVDERVITGLAHLTNISQIKVGPLDGSAVQMAKVKVLKTMAEARISIDMIGVAPNSIFFVINRDDTTGASRILQEAGYNIVVDTDCAKISVIGAGMEGVPGVMANAMESLDRAGVTVLQTSDSDITISFLIKETDVMRAMQILYERFDMGKS; encoded by the coding sequence TTGAAGATCGTCGTCCAAAAATTCGGCGGGACATCTGTCGCGACTGCGGAGTCAAGAGAAAAGGTACTAAAGCGGATTATTGAAGCTAAAAATCAGGGATATTCCCCTGTGGTTGTTGTTTCGGCGATGGGCAGGAAGGGCGAGCCTTATGCTACAGATACCCTGCTTGGGCTGGTAAAGTCAGTACATGATGATGTTGAACCCAGGGAGCTTGACCTGTTGATATCATGTGGAGAGGTTATTTCTTCAGTAGTCATGGCTACACTGCTGAAAAGCATGGGCCACCAGGCTATCGCTTTGACCGGTGGACAGGCGGGCATATGTACTGACGGAGCATATGGGAATGCCCAGATACTTGAGATAGATCCCGGTTTTATCAGGCGGTCCCTGGCAGAAGGGAATATTGTTATCGTCGCCGGATTTCAGGGGACCAGTAAGGATGGCAGCACCACCACCCTGGGCCGGGGAGGCAGTGATACTACGGCAACAGCTCTGGGGGCAGCCCTGGAAGCAGAATATGTGGAGATATATACCGATGTTGACGGGGTGATGACAACAGACCCGAGGGTTATTCCCGATGCGGCCATCATGAAAGATGTCTCCTATAGGGAAATCTGTGAAATGGCTTATCACGGGGCCAAGGTCATCCACCCCAGGGCAGTTGAGGCAGCTATGAGCGGGAAGGTTCCGATTAAGATAAAAAACACCTTTTCAGATGCTGAGGGTACCCTGATAGCTGAAAATGTTGATGAAAGGGTTATCACCGGACTTGCTCACCTGACCAACATCAGCCAGATAAAGGTGGGGCCTCTTGACGGGAGCGCCGTCCAGATGGCTAAGGTAAAGGTGCTGAAGACAATGGCAGAAGCCAGAATCAGTATTGATATGATTGGAGTAGCGCCTAACTCTATTTTCTTTGTCATCAATAGAGATGATACTACAGGAGCCAGCCGGATCCTTCAGGAGGCAGGATATAATATTGTGGTTGATACCGATTGTGCCAAGATATCTGTAATCGGCGCCGGTATGGAGGGGGTTCCCGGTGTAATGGCAAATGCCATGGAGTCCCTTGACAGGGCAGGGGTTACAGTCCTCCAGACCTCAGACTCGGATATCACAATTTCATTTTTAATAAAGGAAACAGATGTAATGAGAGCCATGCAGATTCTATATGAAAGGTTCGACATGGGGAAGAGTTAG
- the ilvB gene encoding biosynthetic-type acetolactate synthase large subunit, with protein MKFSGAEILIKSLQEEGVEAIFGYPGGQVLPIYDALYDSSLKHYLVRHEQGAAHAADGYARATGKPGVCLATSGPGATNLVTGIATAYMDSVPLVALTGQVPCDMLGKDSFQEADITGITLPITKHNFLVKDVNDLARTIKEAFHIATTGRPGPVLIDIPKDICVKQTTFKYPDKVNLKGYKPTLKGNRGQISNAVKLIGAAKRPVIYAGGGVVVSNASEELFRLAELTVSPVTTTLMGIGAFPEIHPLSVGMLGMHGTKSANFAVSECDLLIAVGARFDDRVTGKLDEFASEARIIHIDVDPAEIGKNVRVDVPIVGDVRMVLAELNGKLEQQLPSEWQERVARWKDKYPLCYKENGVLKPQCIIEEIYKITNGEATIVTEVGQNQMWAAQYYQYTKPRTFLSSGGLGTMGYGLPAAIGAKVGQPDSVVIDIAGDGSIQMNIQEMATAVHYNIPVIIAILNNSYLGMVRQWQEIFYDRRYSYTDITGPDFVKLAEAYGALGIRVTEQKDVRPALQKAIEANRPVIIDFVIEREENVFPMVPPGGAIHKMLGG; from the coding sequence GTGAAATTTTCCGGGGCGGAAATATTAATCAAGAGCTTGCAGGAAGAAGGCGTTGAAGCCATTTTCGGATATCCGGGGGGGCAGGTGCTGCCCATCTATGATGCTTTGTATGACTCGTCTTTGAAACACTATTTGGTCAGGCATGAACAGGGGGCGGCACATGCGGCTGACGGTTATGCCAGGGCTACCGGAAAGCCGGGTGTCTGCCTGGCAACCTCCGGACCGGGAGCTACCAATCTGGTCACAGGAATCGCCACTGCTTATATGGATTCGGTACCTTTAGTTGCTCTTACCGGACAGGTGCCCTGTGACATGCTGGGAAAGGATTCTTTTCAGGAAGCCGATATTACTGGGATTACACTGCCGATTACCAAGCATAACTTCCTGGTGAAAGATGTTAATGACCTGGCCAGGACCATTAAGGAAGCATTCCATATTGCCACAACCGGTCGGCCGGGACCGGTGCTTATTGATATTCCCAAAGATATCTGTGTCAAGCAAACTACCTTTAAGTACCCGGACAAGGTTAATCTAAAGGGTTATAAGCCTACCCTGAAAGGGAATAGAGGACAGATTTCCAATGCGGTGAAGCTTATTGGAGCGGCGAAAAGGCCTGTTATCTATGCCGGCGGGGGTGTTGTCGTCTCTAATGCCAGTGAGGAACTGTTCAGGCTGGCAGAGCTGACCGTAAGCCCAGTAACAACCACCTTGATGGGTATTGGGGCTTTCCCGGAGATTCACCCACTTTCAGTAGGGATGCTGGGGATGCACGGCACCAAGTCAGCCAATTTTGCCGTTAGTGAGTGTGACCTGCTGATTGCTGTGGGAGCAAGGTTTGATGACCGGGTTACCGGAAAGCTGGATGAGTTTGCCTCAGAAGCCCGGATAATACATATAGATGTCGATCCGGCGGAGATTGGTAAGAATGTCAGGGTTGATGTGCCTATTGTCGGGGATGTCAGGATGGTATTGGCAGAACTTAATGGGAAACTGGAGCAGCAGCTGCCCAGTGAATGGCAGGAGCGGGTTGCCAGGTGGAAGGATAAATACCCGTTATGCTATAAGGAAAACGGTGTTTTAAAGCCACAGTGTATTATTGAAGAAATATATAAAATAACAAATGGGGAAGCTACTATTGTCACCGAGGTCGGACAAAATCAAATGTGGGCTGCCCAGTATTATCAGTATACGAAACCGCGTACATTTTTAAGCTCCGGCGGTCTAGGGACTATGGGTTACGGTCTGCCGGCAGCAATTGGCGCCAAGGTTGGTCAACCTGATTCAGTGGTAATAGATATCGCCGGTGACGGCAGTATTCAGATGAACATTCAGGAGATGGCCACTGCGGTACACTATAACATTCCGGTGATTATTGCCATCTTAAATAACAGCTACCTGGGAATGGTGAGGCAGTGGCAGGAAATATTCTATGACCGCAGGTATTCCTATACCGATATCACCGGTCCCGATTTTGTGAAACTGGCAGAAGCTTATGGGGCTTTGGGGATTCGGGTTACTGAGCAAAAGGATGTCAGGCCTGCTCTGCAAAAAGCTATTGAAGCCAATCGCCCGGTGATCATAGATTTTGTAATTGAACGGGAAGAGAACGTTTTCCCTATGGTTCCTCCCGGCGGGGCTATCCACAAAATGTTAGGAGGTTAA
- the ilvN gene encoding acetolactate synthase small subunit has translation MRHILAVLVENNPGVLTRVAGLFSRRGYNIDSLTVGRTESARISRMTIVVSGDDQVLEQVTKQLHKLVDVIKINDITSDQYVDRELVLIKVGADPAVRAEIMQIVDIFRARIVDIGRKTLMIECTGDEGKINAVIQSLMPFGIKELVRTGKVAMQRGHKFTSINEIREDD, from the coding sequence ATGAGGCATATCCTTGCTGTTCTGGTAGAAAACAATCCGGGTGTACTGACACGTGTTGCCGGACTATTCAGCAGGCGGGGCTACAATATTGACAGCCTGACTGTAGGCCGAACTGAGAGTGCCAGGATTTCCAGGATGACTATTGTAGTTTCCGGTGATGACCAGGTTTTGGAGCAGGTTACCAAGCAGTTACATAAACTCGTTGATGTTATCAAGATTAATGATATTACTTCTGACCAGTATGTGGATCGGGAACTGGTACTGATAAAAGTAGGAGCTGACCCTGCCGTACGGGCTGAAATAATGCAGATTGTTGACATCTTCAGGGCGCGGATTGTCGATATCGGACGGAAAACCCTAATGATAGAGTGTACCGGTGACGAGGGTAAAATAAATGCGGTGATTCAGTCCCTGATGCCATTTGGCATCAAAGAATTGGTGCGTACCGGAAAGGTTGCCATGCAAAGGGGACATAAATTTACATCAATAAATGAAATCAGAGAGGATGATTAA
- the ilvB gene encoding biosynthetic-type acetolactate synthase large subunit translates to MKMTAAEALVKCLKEQGVDVVFGYPGGNILPVYDAMCESSDIRHVLVRHEQGAVHAADGYARVTGRVGVCMATSGPGATNLVTGIANAYMDSIPLVVITGQVPTTMVGTDAFQEVDITGITIPITKHNYLVKDARKVPLIVKQAFHIASTGRPGPVLIDLPKNVLQQEITCEDSGDLKLLGYKPTYRGHKSQINTACDLIMQARRPLIYCGGGIHASNASDILTKLAETLSAPVTCTLMGLGAIPGCHDLSLGMLGLHGAKYANLAVTECDVLIALGVRFDDRVAVDFSSFAPNAKIIHVDIDPAEIGKNVRVDIPIVGDVRMVMEAMLERLEEKSCDEWLAQVGEWKKTFPLRYKAEAALKPQAVIEALRELTDGEAIMVTDVGQHQMWAAQYYKTKKPRTFVSSGGLGTMGYGLPAAVGAKIGAPDREVILITGDGSFQMCMQEFGTAVEQGLPVKVIILNNHSLGMVRQLQDFYCSRRNVAADFQKNPDFVKFAGVYDALGLRISDAGQLHSVLEQALRHDGPVIVDCVIEKDENVYPMVLAGQPLCQPIEG, encoded by the coding sequence ATGAAAATGACGGCTGCCGAAGCACTGGTTAAGTGCCTAAAGGAACAGGGTGTGGATGTTGTCTTCGGGTATCCCGGAGGTAATATCCTGCCGGTTTATGATGCTATGTGTGAATCATCTGATATCAGACACGTGCTGGTACGGCACGAACAGGGAGCCGTTCATGCCGCTGACGGCTATGCCAGGGTTACCGGCAGGGTAGGGGTGTGTATGGCTACCTCCGGCCCCGGCGCTACCAATTTGGTTACAGGAATAGCTAATGCGTATATGGATTCCATTCCTCTGGTAGTTATTACAGGCCAGGTGCCTACTACGATGGTAGGGACCGATGCCTTTCAGGAAGTTGACATTACAGGAATTACTATTCCCATTACCAAGCACAACTATCTGGTCAAGGACGCCCGGAAAGTGCCGCTGATAGTTAAACAGGCGTTTCATATTGCTTCTACCGGCAGGCCCGGACCGGTGCTTATTGACCTCCCCAAAAATGTCTTGCAGCAGGAAATTACTTGTGAGGATTCTGGTGACCTGAAATTGTTGGGATATAAGCCTACATACAGGGGCCACAAATCCCAGATTAATACGGCCTGTGACCTGATTATGCAGGCCCGCCGCCCCTTGATTTACTGCGGGGGAGGAATACACGCCTCAAATGCTTCAGACATCCTGACCAAACTTGCCGAAACGCTGTCAGCGCCGGTGACCTGTACCCTCATGGGACTTGGCGCCATTCCGGGATGTCATGACCTGTCCCTCGGGATGCTGGGACTGCATGGGGCTAAGTATGCCAACCTGGCGGTAACGGAATGTGATGTGCTGATAGCTCTGGGAGTCAGGTTTGATGACCGGGTCGCTGTGGACTTTTCCTCATTTGCTCCCAATGCCAAAATCATTCACGTTGATATTGACCCTGCTGAGATTGGCAAAAATGTCAGGGTTGATATCCCTATTGTGGGTGATGTCAGGATGGTAATGGAGGCCATGCTGGAAAGGCTTGAGGAAAAGAGCTGTGATGAGTGGCTGGCCCAGGTGGGGGAATGGAAAAAGACCTTTCCTCTCCGCTACAAAGCTGAAGCTGCACTAAAGCCCCAGGCTGTCATTGAAGCTCTAAGAGAACTGACCGATGGAGAAGCCATAATGGTTACTGATGTCGGACAGCATCAGATGTGGGCTGCCCAGTACTATAAAACCAAAAAGCCGCGTACCTTTGTCAGCTCAGGAGGTCTCGGGACGATGGGATATGGCCTGCCTGCAGCGGTGGGAGCCAAAATCGGGGCTCCGGACAGGGAGGTGATCCTTATCACCGGTGACGGCAGCTTTCAGATGTGTATGCAGGAATTTGGCACAGCTGTCGAACAGGGACTGCCGGTTAAGGTGATTATTCTGAACAATCACTCCCTTGGTATGGTGCGCCAGCTTCAGGACTTTTACTGTAGCAGGCGTAATGTGGCAGCGGATTTTCAAAAGAACCCTGATTTTGTGAAGTTCGCTGGAGTATATGATGCTTTGGGCCTGAGGATTTCTGATGCCGGTCAGCTGCATAGTGTTCTGGAGCAGGCGCTAAGGCATGACGGACCTGTAATAGTTGACTGTGTTATAGAAAAGGATGAGAACGTTTATCCAATGGTACTGGCAGGGCAGCCCCTGTGCCAGCCCATTGAAGGGTAG
- the ilvD gene encoding dihydroxy-acid dehydratase, whose amino-acid sequence MRSDAVKKGLEKAPHRSLFKAMGYTDEELARPLIGVVNSQNEVVPGHIHLDTIAEAVKAGVRMAGGTPIEFPAIGVCDGIAMNHAGMKYSLASREIIADSVEIMTQAHAFDGLVLIPNCDKIIPGMLMGAARLNIPAIVVSGGPMLTGRHRGRDFSLSNIFEGVGAVRGGRMTEDELAEMEESACPGCGSCAGMFTANTMNCLTEVLGMSLPGSGTIPAVTAARKRLAKQTGMKIMELVAQDIKPLDIMNKETFHNAIAADMALGGSTNTVLHLPAIAHECGFELDLDNFQEINEKTPHLCKLSPAGSHHIQDLNEAGGIPAVLAELSKKGILYLDRPTVTGKTVRENIAGKEIRDPDVIRPLDNPYSEKGGLAILRGNIAPDGSVVKEAAVAPEMHQHKGPARVFESEEETVQALIDGRVNKGDVIVIRYEGPKGGPGMREMLTPTAMVAGLGLDKDVALITDGRFSGATRGASIGHVSPEAAEGGPIAAVRDGDIIEIDIPNCSLNVLISDAELKARLAEWQPREPRVKKGYLARYAKLVTSASTGAVLKDS is encoded by the coding sequence ATGAGAAGTGATGCTGTTAAAAAAGGATTGGAAAAAGCGCCCCACCGCTCCCTCTTTAAAGCGATGGGATATACTGATGAGGAACTGGCCAGGCCGCTTATCGGGGTTGTCAACTCTCAAAATGAAGTGGTGCCCGGACATATTCATCTGGATACTATTGCTGAGGCGGTTAAGGCCGGGGTGCGTATGGCTGGAGGTACGCCTATTGAATTTCCGGCAATCGGGGTTTGTGACGGTATTGCCATGAACCATGCCGGAATGAAGTATTCACTGGCAAGCCGTGAGATTATTGCTGATTCTGTGGAGATCATGACACAGGCTCATGCTTTTGACGGCCTTGTCCTGATACCGAATTGTGATAAGATTATTCCCGGGATGCTGATGGGCGCTGCCCGCCTGAATATCCCCGCAATAGTTGTTAGCGGCGGGCCGATGCTCACAGGCAGGCACCGGGGAAGGGATTTTTCTTTAAGTAATATTTTTGAGGGAGTCGGCGCTGTCCGCGGCGGCAGGATGACTGAGGATGAACTCGCAGAGATGGAGGAGTCAGCGTGTCCGGGCTGTGGTTCATGTGCGGGTATGTTTACCGCAAACACCATGAACTGCCTGACAGAGGTACTCGGGATGTCCCTGCCAGGGAGCGGTACCATTCCTGCAGTAACAGCAGCCAGGAAGAGGCTGGCAAAACAGACCGGCATGAAGATAATGGAACTGGTTGCCCAGGATATCAAGCCTCTCGATATTATGAATAAGGAAACCTTCCATAATGCGATTGCTGCAGATATGGCCCTTGGGGGGTCCACCAACACGGTGCTTCACCTGCCGGCAATTGCCCATGAGTGTGGATTTGAGCTTGACCTTGACAATTTCCAGGAGATTAATGAAAAAACACCACACTTGTGCAAGCTGAGCCCCGCAGGGAGCCACCATATTCAGGACCTCAATGAGGCCGGCGGGATTCCCGCAGTGCTGGCTGAACTCAGCAAGAAAGGAATTCTTTATCTGGACCGGCCGACAGTAACCGGAAAGACTGTCAGGGAGAATATTGCCGGAAAAGAGATACGGGATCCCGATGTAATCAGGCCTCTGGATAATCCCTACAGCGAAAAGGGCGGTTTGGCAATCCTCAGAGGCAACATTGCTCCTGACGGGTCTGTTGTCAAGGAAGCTGCCGTAGCGCCTGAAATGCATCAGCATAAAGGGCCGGCCCGAGTTTTTGAATCAGAGGAGGAAACGGTCCAGGCGTTAATTGACGGCAGGGTTAATAAAGGTGATGTTATTGTAATCAGGTATGAAGGTCCAAAAGGCGGTCCCGGTATGCGGGAGATGCTGACTCCGACTGCGATGGTGGCCGGTCTGGGACTGGATAAGGATGTGGCTCTAATTACTGACGGAAGATTTTCCGGGGCCACCAGAGGAGCATCCATTGGCCATGTTTCTCCTGAAGCTGCCGAAGGAGGTCCCATAGCGGCAGTAAGGGATGGGGATATTATTGAAATAGACATCCCCAACTGCAGCTTAAATGTCCTGATCAGTGATGCTGAACTGAAGGCAAGGCTTGCCGAATGGCAGCCCCGAGAACCCAGAGTCAAGAAAGGTTACCTGGCCCGTTATGCTAAACTGGTGACTTCTGCCAGTACAGGAGCAGTGCTCAAAGACAGTTAG